The following DNA comes from Salvelinus namaycush isolate Seneca chromosome 39, SaNama_1.0, whole genome shotgun sequence.
TTTCATTGTTTTTTGTTACATCCTATCACTGATTGATATTCATCTGGGCATGTTGGAATGTGCTATTAACTTAATTACTGTTATCTACATTTGTAATATGTCTGTCCATTCATGCACGCATTCATGCCTGCCCCGGTCCCTGCTCCTGCCCCACAGGGGCAGAGCGAAGAGGAGGATTTGCCCCGGCAGTACTTCCTGCCTCCAAGGCCCTCAGAAAGTGCTGAGGTAAATTCATCAACTGTAATTACTCCACATTGTTAAGATATTAACCACGATGCCAAATTGGACACAGTTGTCTCCTCTCCTGCATATTCTCTCCCTGTCCGTTTCTCTGAAACATTACCATCCATTCGCCCCCGCCCCATCACTCTCTCGTCTCACTCAGCTGCTGATTCCAGAGAGTTGGCATTCATCTCTCACCAAGTAGCAGCAGTGGTGGATCGGCCGCACGCTGTTCACCAGGAATCCCCGACCCCTTCTTCGCATGTCAGCTGTTCCTTTGGATGCCCGTACCTATATGGGCATACAAGCTGGCACGCCCCCAGTCTGCAAGACTCTGCAAGACCACCCGGAGGGTCTTGGACATCGACCTCTTGTATCTCATGGCCACTGAGTGCCTGGAATGCGGTCGATGTAAGAAGGTGGCGGGGTGGTCACGGGACCTTGTCAGTCAGCTGGACGCTCGGCATCTCTGCCAGTTTCCAGCAATATTGACATAGAAGTAACTTCACaagatttagttagttagtaataaagtaaaataaaagcGTGTCATTCATatgctttatctctctctctctctgggctgtccTGTGACCTGCGGGTTGTGAGGATGCTGAGGTCGCGCACTTTGGGGAACAGTGCGTCACAGACCTACAGCAAGCTGTGTGAAAGTCACAGCGAGTCCTGGATGCGGAGTGGAATACGGTACCTCGGGGAGTGCGAGCAGTTTCTGGCCTTGGGCACTGGGCGGCAGTTCACTGATCTACCGGAGATGCCCCCGGTGCCCTCACCTGTCTGGCTGCTGACAGTCTACAGCCATGACGTGTTGTCGCGGCTGGACGAGGTGAAGGCCAGGGTCACCTCCATCTTTGGGTCCATCTTAAAGATGGACTCTACCAAGAAGGTGAGTTTTCACTTAGAAATGTGAAGATAAGTCGTGTCTGATTTTGTACATCTATATTTAAATAATGTCTTGAcctttctgtctttgtgtgtccGTCTCCAGGTGACTAAAAAGCTTGCGGGTACCGCTGCAGACACGGCCGCCTGGGTTACCAACGTCGGTAATGAGCATGGACTGGTCCTCGTCAGTGTCGTCACTGCCGGTGAGGGCGAGGGCTGCTCCCCAAGGCGGCTGGTCTCATGGAGTGGTACAGGCTCGCCGGGGTGGCGCCCCCCCAGCTCATGTACGTGGACTGAGACTGCTGCTCCAGCTTTGGTGGATCAAAGACAGCTGCCATGTACAATGAGTGGGACCAGCTGGTGATTCGGCTGGACATCTGGCACCTGATGCGGCGGTTTGCGCCAGGTGTCACCACTGAGAGCCACCAGCTCTACAGTCCCTTCATGCGGCAGCTGTCAGCCTGCATCTTTGAGTGGGATGCAGGCGATGTCCGCCGACTGCTGGAGGCCAAGACGTCTGCGCTGGAGGGGAGGCACGGGATGGTCGGCCTCACCGAGGAGGAGGTTTCGAGGCTGATCGGCAGGAAGGAGATTGCACTTCACTGTCGGGGTTGTACGCGTGGAGCTGCGGCGACCGAAGTCCTTCTCCTTGACCTCCTCGAGACCTTCAACAGCGAGAAGGGGGTCGACACCCTGGGCATCCCGTTGCTGGACTCCATCCACATCCAGGCAATCTGGCAAGAGCAGAGGCGCCACCTCCACTGCATACAAGACCCACCCGGGGTATACAGGTGTACACCGAGACCGGCAAAATCACGCCACGCCTTGGTTTATCTCTGCGCACCGGGCTCCACATCCTTGGAGTCATTCCACCTCAACCGGTAAATGTCATTGTGTAGCTTAAAGTAATGCTTAATGTTTAATGTTAACAGTAACAGCTCTCCCACCCTAATCATGCATTGTTCTCTCAGGTACCAGGGCAAATGCAATGCATTTCCAGGCATtcctgttggatggactggtgaGGTGAAACGAGGACCGTGCGCATGCAGCAGTGGAGGGAAAGAACAGGCAGTCCCTGCTCTCCTACAGTGGCCACCTGCAGCACATCCTTAACCTTAGCAGCCAAAGGGTGCTTGGCAAGGAACAGGGTAAGGACTACTCCAAGCCTAGCGAGTACACGGGTAAGTCGAGTAAGAGAACGAACATTTACATCAATCTTATTAATTACATCCCATTAACACTTCCCTACTCTGCTTTTgccagatttttatttttttgcttaaATAGGGGAACTCCTCGGAGTGGAGTACCTGTACTCGCAGACTGGCAGAGTGCTGCAGGATGTCAGCGTGGACCCTGACCTTCCTGGAAGAGGCAGCCACCGTCAAGCAGCTCGATGAGGAGGACGAGGGCTTTCAGGAGGATGTGGACCCGACAATCCACATCCCTCATGTCACTCATATGAGCGCCCCGTCCTCCAGCTCAGCTGCACCTCTGTCAGGGGAACCCGCTGACGCATCCAGGTCTGGGCCATCCAGTCCCACCGCCCCTGAAGACGGAAGCTCTCCTGAGGCCCCTGATCGACACGGTTCTCCTCACCCTGACAACTCCTCTGATTCAGAGGTAATTATAATTGACCTTTTGTGTtgttgaaaataaaaatgttattgCAACCTCTTTGAAATAAGAAATTGAGACAAACTCAAGACAATTTTCGGTGTTTAATACCAAGGATGCCCTCAGCTGAGTGCATTCGTTTAGAAAGCTCACAACACGTCTTATACTCTTCCCTTGTAGACGTCACCTCCCTAGTTATACATTTTATGACCCCAATGACTCTCCCCTTCTTTCCCCTGTGTAATGTCCACGGTCCTCTCTTTGTTTAGCTATCCATCTTCTGGGCCTGACCCTGATCTCTGATCCTAGGCAATTTCCTCTTGTCTGATTAGGTCATGGTTTGTAAATTAGCATACACAAAGTTTCTTGACCTAAACTCCGTTAATACTCACAGTAATCATTCACTAAACAGGATTAAAAAACTACAGTTTAACTTGAAACATGTTACATTTTAACAGATTCCATCTGTTGATTTTCAGTTACACAATATAAAACATCTTCTATTTCCTTTGTAGAAGAATCTTATGTGTTACCCCTAAATGTTTGACAACGTCCTCATCGATTCTTCCATGTCTCTTTATCTTCAGGGGGAGACGCAAGGCCCTAATGCAATGCCTGGCTACCAGCATGTCCGCAGGCTTGCCAGGGCCTTGGTGGGGGTGAGGAACCGTCAGGGGCTGTCGGACCGCAGGGTAGACGGTCTGGTGGCGCTGTGGCTGGCGCTTGATCTACCCTGCCCGACACCAGGAGAGGATCGTTCAGGGGCGGTTCAAGGCAACGAAGGGGAAGTCGTCCATTGTCATAGTAAAAGACTCTCTCTAATGGTATGTTGTTAGTGTTCATGTCCTCCACCTTACTATTATATTGCCTGCCTCTACATTAAATGCAAATGAAGGTCAGGCGATGGCTATCATTATTTTCAATGTTCTCTAATTATTTATCTCCTCTGTTTCAGTTGCCTTCTTGGACTCAACTCGGGCCCTGCAAATTGGCCGGGCACCAGCCGTTTGGTGGAGGCCATTTGCAGTCAGCTCTACCAAATCCATCCCAGCGCCATCAGCCTACTTTATGATACAGAATGCAGGGATGTGTACTGAACCTGTACCCATAATAAAACAAAGTGCTCTATGCATCTAAaggctttaatgaagtggcatcTGCATTCATATAGATGATTTTGCAATAGTCTAGGACCAGTAAGAACATAGATTGAACTATCTGCTTTGTATTATTAAGCAAGAGGCctgacctatttctatagaagaagaccCTTTTTATATTCAGCATCTTAAttaactcatcaatatgttttAAAAAAAAGACAACTTAACGTATTTACTGATACACCACCGTACTAGGGACGTACACTTCAATCATTAGAATAATTTTTGTGTCCTCTAGAAAACAACATACTTAGTTTTCCATGTATTCAATAATAATTTAAGGTCAAAGGTTTTCTGCAAAATATTGAAAGCATAATGTAGTTCAGATAGAGTATGATCAGCAGGGCGGGCGATAGAGTACTCAACCGTATCGTCTGCATACAGGTGCAGgtaaaacattattattattatatatttctgACAAAACAATATTATTCATGTATAAAATAGTTGTTTATTAGACATTCTAACATAACACAATATCTAGATACTAAAACATGTATATGCAACATTTGAACAACAATTTCGACCCCCTCGGGTTATAAAGTATATGACATGACGACACATTGGCTATTTTAGTAttcctttttttatttacatGTTTATAATTCGAAAGTATATTTTTAGAGTGGAGGGAAATATTTTTATGTTAAACTGTAGAGAACAAGAAGCTTTGGTGAATCAAAGAGTCACTGATGTTTTGTATACAGTACCACACATATCCAGAAGGCTCGTTCTGACAATAAACAAGAAGTTTTAACGTTTCAAACGAGGATGTCAAGACAGGTCCGTACTGTAGTACTACGCTATTACACTGTTATGTACTACTAATGTTCTAGTATCTAGGATGTTAAGGAATATCTATAGGGGGGAACATGTACAAGATATAACACATTCCCCACTGCATCGAAGGATGCtgacactgacattgtattatgTGAAAGTAGCATAAGTATGTGTAATGAGTTTACAATTTTGTTTAAAAGTTCAGAATATGTCTAGGGAATATTGAGATGGGGTACATATATTATGTATTTCCATGTCTTACACATGTTTAATAACTTGTGAGTTGTAGACATATTTTGATTTAGTTCAGCGTTGAGTCGTTTTGTTTTACATGTAATCTAAGATCTTCACAACCTAATACATATACAACTTTTTTCATTCCCCCCATGGCTATATAAACCCAACTCTAGGTTTCATTTGCATTATAATAATGATTTACAAATGAAAAAGTCAATAGTTAATTGCATATTATGTAATTGTTGATTAGATTCTTTTTCATTATTTAGCCAATTTTCTCAACTGTGACCCCCTTGCTTTTATGGTTTATAAAATCCGTTGCTAGTCCTAAATCCAGACAAAGTCCAAACATATGTGATTGTTATAAAGGGTATACGTTGAGGGGGAACAAACATATGTGTTCCTGGAAGGGTGAGCTTTCAGGAATGGGGTCACAATACATATGCTAGAAGTGATAGAAACAAGGATGTATTTCCCAGAAACTAATAGTGTATATCAATTGGTAATTCACGGTATCATGGTTCAATGATACGTGGTCCATTCTGCGGACTGAGAATAAAAATACTTTGCAGAACACAAACATTTagattgtatacattgttgctttggcaatattgacacaatgtttttcatgccaataaagcagcttcaatttgaaaaaaattataatttgagaaaagacagagagaaaggagagagagagaaaagaacgaCAAGAGAGTCTGTCGTTCATGTCCCGCCTCCCCTAAAATCCACGGAGAAGTTCTTTGCAGTTAGTTCTCCATCATTCCGAGTACTTGTGAGAAAGATAGTTGTAaaggtaacgttagctatattTCATCGCGGATTTCGGAACACAGTTGTGTATTTCGGTGAATTAAGGTGAGTTTCAGTCGTTGATTTAGTTGTCATCACGTATTTCAGGAAACATTTGGATGAATTAATGTGAGTTTCAGTCGTGGTCGTAaaggtaacgttagctatattTCATGTCGGATTTCAGAACACAGTTGTGTATTTAGGTGAATTAATGTGAGTTTCAGTCGATTTTCTTGAAAACGAGTCCTGTCGCTAGCTAATAATGTGTAATAAAGGGCGGTAATAATtgatagttagctggctaacgaGTTAACGTTATATATTTAGCCAATGTAGTTAACGTGCAGTGTTAACTTAGTGTACTACAACGCACActtgccagctagctaacgttatatgtagaatgaaatggacatttaacgctgtatgggccagctagctaacgttatatgtaGAATGAAATGGACATTTAACGCTGTATGGGCCAGCTAGCTAAAGTTATATGTAGAATGAAATTGACATTTAACGCTGTATGTGCTCTACTGTAAGCAGGGTAACTATGTGGTCCACTGTGTATTGCTGTCAACAAataacgtgtgtgtatgtgtgtgaataacCTCTCTTAATGAAAGGAAGAATGGATTATGTTCACACCCCTGCTTTCCGCTTGGTGCCCTCACCCTGAGGGCATCTGAAGAGGCTGCCAGGGTTGCCAGGACCATCCAGGAGGAAGAGTGTACAGGTGTAGTCCAGGTGCTGAAGCCACGACAAGTGAAGGAGAAGGCAAAGGCTTGTGTGGTAGCCAGTTGGGGTGACCCGGATGATAGCCGACTGGTGGACAGTGAGAGTGCCATCCAGTTCGGCAAATACCGTGGTCAAACCTTCAAGTGGCTGCTAAGCCACGATGTCGGCTATGCTGTCATGGTCTTGGCTTCTCaccagcaagagagggagaggatggacaCAGACACGTCTTCTGAAATGGCCAACAAGGACCGGTTTGACTGGTACTCTTTTCCTTAAATAGTTGTATTTTCTTATAAAATTACATAAACATGAAATCAGTCAGAATCACAatacaatttataacattttcccAACAATCCGGACAGGTATACTAACCTGTTTCCTGAGGTCCAGAAGGCAGTGGAGGAACGCAGGTTACGGGACGGGACCTTGCCCCCCCGACCTGACCAGGAGGACTCGCGCCTCGTTGGCTTTGGGAACCACAAGTCCCTTACCTACAAAGAGCTTTATGAGGCCAAAGACAAGGAAAGGAAGAGGTATAGTGACCTTACATTGTAAAAATCTCTTTAAGCCTCTTGTTGGCCTGTTTGGAGACTTGTTTATTTCCTTTATCTCAATACAGCTACATGGCCTGCGTTAGGAAATACCAAGTAAAGCCGGGGACCTCAATGGGCCACTTCAAGGTCTATGTCCAGCGCAGGGACACAGCAACAGCTGTAgagcctcctaatccatgtaaaTATATATTCTGTAGTCATCTAAGTCAATCAAACAGTAAATCAAACAGTGTAGCAGTTGACAATATAACTGTGTCATTatgtttgtctgtgtttcttaAGTGCCGAGCCATCGGATCAGGAGGTGCTGTCTATCTGCGTGGGTTTTGACCAAGGTACTCTATGTTATGGcactttattgtttttttctgttgagaagaatatacatatgaaatgaccTTTCCCCTAATAACTATCTGTTGTTGTTAGCATTAACAGGATACACTTTAAAGTGGTAAGGTAAGTGGTAAAATTGTTAAAACACCTCCTAGCTGGGCTTAGAAATCACTGTAGAATTTCTCATTTTTGCATCCATTTTGCTTGCCATAGAAAAATCCTTCCTCATCTTTTTGTGGAATGAATTGTTTACTGTAGCTTGTCTTGTCACCATTCCAACCTGTATTTCAGTCTGCATCACTTTGCTTTGCCTATTCCTTGCTTGTAGATGTCTACCCACTATACATCTGTCGTTTGTATCTTTTAAATGTAGATTGTGTTTAACCTAGATTCCTAACCtctaccactgataacactgatcAAAACTAAACCAAAGTGCATTGGCTGTCAACAGGCTGTTAACATGTTTTGAAGCTGAAGCTCTATTCTAATTtcattatttcacttatttctCTGAAATATTTTGTGAGACTAACTCCTGTGCTCCTGTAGCAGTTCCTACTGCTCCCACCCCCACCGCACCCCCTGCTGTGCTAGCTCCTACTGCTCCCACTCCCACCGCGCCCCCTGCTGTGCTAGCTCCTACTGCCCCTCCTCAGCTCCAGTCAGCCTCCCAGCCAACAGCTGGACCACTACAGCCTGCTGCTGACGCTCAGGTAAACGTCTCACCTCAACTATGACTTGGCTATTTCATTTCACTTTTGGTTGTGTGGGGATGGAAAAGAAATGTATTGATTCTCTGCTCTGTTGCAGGTGCTTCTCCCTGAGGGATGGAAGCAGACCCTCCCAAAGGAGCAGCAAGAGTGGGTCAGTCGGGCCATTTTCATCAGGAACAAGCAGCTCAAATGTGTCCTGAAAAGCCAGCTTGAGCTGTGGTACTTCCCTCCTCTGCCTCCTAACATCAGCCATCAGCCTCCAGCTTCTCCCTCCGCCTACTTCCTCCGGCCATTCTGCCTCTGGATGCCCTACCGCCTGTGGGCCTTTAAGTTTGTGTGCACCCAGCCACGGTGCAAGCGTCAAAAGCTCACAGGCTGTGGGGTGTACAAGACAGTCCGGAGGGTGCTTGACATGGACGGCTGGTATTATATGGGGACAGAATACCTGGAGTGCCGCCTCTGTAAGAAGAAGCTAGCAGGATGGTCGCTGGATATCTTGGACCAGCTGGACGCAAGTCATCGCTCCATTTTCCCAGCCATCTTGACTTACAGGTTAGTAATTCACACCTCTGAAAATCAAAGCTCTTGTTCACTTTGAGGAAAAACAGAAAAAAGCATCATGGTGAGAAAAAGAGGCGGTCAGTAGGTTCTTGTCAACACTGAGGTTTTGATTTGTCAAAGCCCCATTGACATGTTAATTAGCTCTTTGCCCCATTGAAATGTTAATGAGCTCTTTGATCTGAATGTCTGACCTTTGATCTCTTATCAGGAACTTCCCAAACAAAGCAAAGTGTTTCAAAGTCACCCTTTCCCAAGCCCCTCCTTCCCTTATCAAAGTGTTTCTAGAACCCCCCTCCACACTCctcaccctcttctcctcctttcccccACAATTGTCTCTGTGTATTAGGCTGTCATGTGACCTGAAGGTGGTCAGGCTGATGAGAGAGAGGACACTGGGGAACAGTGTGACCAGGCTGTACAACCAGCTGAGGGAGCAGCACAGCCAGACCTGGATGAGTCGGACCCTGTACTACCTGTCCGTCTGTGACCACTTTGTAGTCCCAGGTGCCGCACCACTGAGggtaacacctcctcctccctttttGGATGTGCCCTCAGCCCAGTGGCTGCTGACTGTCCACGGCTACGACGTTCTGTTCCAGCTGGAGGACTTCAAGGCCAGAGTCACCTCCATCTTTGGGTCCATCCTGAAGATGGATTCAACCAAGAAGGTGATTCAAGATGTTTTGACCAGAAATAATACTAGTTAGTTAGAGACAATCAAATGAATAATAATTTATTATGACTTATTTTATGacttaataaatgtattgtgaaACTTTGTGTCCACTCACTGACatgactgtgtgtttgtctgtcttgtctgtctgtgtttgtttgactCCCCTCAGGTGACCAAGAAACTAGCTGGGGCAGCACACGGGACAGCAGCGTGGGCCACAAATGTGGGCAATGAGTACGGCCAGGTGCTCATTACGGTCCTCACTGACAGCGAAGGAGAGGGCCTGCTCGACATGGCAGCTGGCCTCCAGCAGCGCTACAGTAGAGCTGGAGTGGCACCTCCCAAGCTGCTCTATGTCACCCGGGACTGCTGCGCCCTGATGGGAAAGGGGAAGACGGCAGCCATGTTCAGCCAGTGGGAGGAACTCATCGTCCGGCTGGATGTGGGGCACCTCATCCGTCGCTTTGCTCGGGGAGTGACAACAGAGAGCCATCCTCTGTATGCTCTCTTTTTGCGGCGGCTCTCCTCCTGCATGTTGGTGTGGTGTGCAGAGGATGTGGAGCGCCTGCTGGAGGCCAAGCGAGGTGAGCTCAAGGTGAGCCACATCACGGGGCTCAGCGACGCACAGGTGTTGAAGAGGATCCGCCTGAAGGAGATGGCTCGGCACTGTCGTCGCCGCACGCGCGGGGCGGAGGAGACCGAGCGTCTCATCGGGGAGCTCCTGGAGACCTTCATCGATGCCACAGACACCCTGGGCGTCCGGCTCCTGGACCGTGACCGAATGCAGGCCATCTGGCAGACCCAGAGACAACACCTGGTCTGTATTCAGGACCCCCCTGGTGTCAGCATCTACACCAACAAGGGCAAGGACGTGACCAAGGGAGGGGTCATCCTGCCTGTGTTGCGCTGCGCCCGTGAGTCCACCTCCCTGGAGTCTTTCCACCTCCACCTCAACCACTTCATTCCTGGTATGTTAAATGTAAAACTGGATCATGTTGTTACGTCATGTTGTGTGTTAACAACTGTGTGCATGTGAGGAGTTCTTATTTCTTGTTGTTGTCGTCATTTATAGGAACAAGTGCGTCTGCCGAGCACTTTCAGGCCTACCTCCTTGAAGGGTTGGTTCGGTGGAATGAGGACCGTGCCGAAGCTGCAGCGGAGGGGGGGGGACAGAAGCAGACCCTGCACTGCTATGATGGTGTAGCCCAGCACGCCATCAATGAGCTGAGCCAGAAGCTCCTGGGCCGCAGTCTTGTGAAGGATCACACAAGGCCTGCAAAGTACACTGGTATGTATTTCtaaattatacacacacactaaaacatgtACAGTTCTGTTTATGTACAACTCTCTTTTTTTTTTGTCTCTTTGTTTAAGGGGAACTCATTGGGGTCAAGTATCTCTTCTCCCAGAGCCATGGTGACCAGAGGTTGGAGTCCAACCTCGGTAAGGACCCGGATGTCCCAGACGGGACACCTGATctatttgagggaggagaggtagaggaggatgaCCTGGGAGAGCTTGAGGAGGAGGATGACCCCACCATGTCCTTGCCCGACCTCGATGACCATCTCCCACCAGTTCCTCCACTCAGGAAGGCCACTCCACCGCCCACTCAACCCAACCCATCCCAGGTACCTGTCGTCACACCCCCTGAGTGGCTGGCACTCATGAAGGCCCAGCGTGGTGCTAGCAAAGGCCAGTaaactctgactgactgactgattggtgTGTCAATTGTAAAGTCGTTTTTGTACATATCTTCtttgttgtttatttattttttacgaCATTCATTGTTAATCTCTTGTACATTTAGCTCATTTCAAATCATCTTAACTTGTACAGTAGGTGTAGGGGACATTATGCTGGGTTGTTTCACATGTGACATTCcctgtgaaataaataataattgaatGCAAGCACATTTTCTCCTTTGAAATTCATTTTGATTTATTGTCATACACTCTCTTTAAAGTTCAACAAATAAAAAGACAAGTAAATCTGTCATTTTCATAGTCAATAAACACACTGTTTACAGAGttgtaacacacaaaaaaacaataatacagtCAAATTCTACTCAGAGATTTGAGATGACCCAGATACTACAGGTGACAGCAGGGAGTCAAACCCCCCCAGTGACGCCCACTTATCTCTGATTGATTGCTGCACACCTTCTCTCcccctttcactctctccctctttttctctttcgccctccccctttttctttctctcgttttttctctccctcccccttttctgtcatttttttctctctccctcccctttttgTCTCCCTCCCCTTtttgtctccctctcccttttttctctccctcccctcttttacTCTTGTTCTTGCAAGAGAAAGAGGTTGCAACTTTCTGAGGCCTCTGCCTCAGAGAGTTGCAACGTATGCTGGGTTATATCGCTTCAGCCCTACGAATCAAATTACAGCTTGTTTTCATGTGTAGTGCACCCAAATTACAACTTgtttgcatccaaaatggcaccctattccctatttagtgtactCGTTTTGCCCATAGGGtccaaagtagagcactatataaggaatagggtgtgatttgggataCATCCCTTGACTGACTCATCTTGGGGATACCTAGAAAGTAGGCTACTAtggggtctggtcaaaagtagtgtaagGAATGGGGTGCCATATGGGATGCAAACTTATAAAGTATGGTTGACTCTGGACCCCATGTACCCTCCTCTCTTCTAGGGCCCTATGTTGTCTTTTTAGGAGTCCTGAGGTTCCGTCAAATCTCATTCCACCCTAGTCCCTATCAATAAACCGCGATGCTCCGTCTCGTCGAGGGTTAGCCGATGTTCCAACTCGTGAACTATGGTGTGTTATTTTGTGTGTATAAATTGCTGACATTTATTTAATGTTTATTGGATTTACATTGCAATAATTATCTTCCATTTCATCCTGTTTCCCTATGTATACTCTGGTTCATCATTAAAACTCCTAGACTGCGCTTCTGTGTCTGTCATCACTGTTTTGACCTGGTGATTAAAGCACATGGCTACTTAATATGCATTGTTGACACATCCCTGccaactcctcctctcacccagcAAAACCCCCCATTTCCCCTCCTCCTTGGACAGAGAAGAACGGGCAATATCCTTGGGCAATTTGCAAATTTTTATCTGTTCCAAATGTTCCAAATACCCATATTGTTCCATTAGTCCTCTCCTCCAATCAGATGCTTCAGTTTGTTCCAAATTGGAGAAAGAGAGCAAAAATTCACCAATGAAGAGCCTAGCTTGTTCCAAAAGTTTTTAAGTCAATCATCTTCCTCTGAAATTTTCCTAAAGTCACTTCATCACAAAATATTTTTCTATCAGCCATTGATGCTACTCGGTGAGTATCTGAGGTAATTTTGCTTAATTTCCAACGAATTTAACGTCGATGACTATAAATGTGATGAAATATGACAATAACACTTCTAGTCAACCGACTTGTTTGACGACAAGGGCTACCCAAATTGTGTAATTTAACAACGGTCATAACGTTAAAgcgctagctactgtaggtgtaCAAAATTCACAAAGTTTATTTGACCACACAATCCTGTAAAACCTTAGCTAACATCTATATC
Coding sequences within:
- the LOC120032995 gene encoding uncharacterized protein LOC120032995, which produces MQQWRERTGSPCSPTVATCSTSLTLAAKGCLARNRGNSSEWSTCTRRLAECCRMSAWTLTFLEEAATVKQLDEEDEGFQEDVDPTIHIPHVTHMSAPSSSSAAPLSGEPADASRSGPSSPTAPEDGSSPEAPDRHGSPHPDNSSDSEGETQGPNAMPGYQHVRRLARALVGVRNRQGLSDRRVDGLVALWLALDLPCPTPGEDRSGAVQGNEGEVVHCHSKRLSLMLPSWTQLGPCKLAGHQPFGGGHLQSALPNPSQRHQPTL
- the LOC120032994 gene encoding uncharacterized protein LOC120032994 — translated: MPYRLWAFKFVCTQPRCKRQKLTGCGVYKTVRRVLDMDGWYYMGTEYLECRLCKKKLAGWSLDILDQLDASHRSIFPAILTYRLSCDLKVVRLMRERTLGNSVTRLYNQLREQHSQTWMSRTLYYLSVCDHFVVPGAAPLRVTPPPPFLDVPSAQWLLTVHGYDVLFQLEDFKARVTSIFGSILKMDSTKKVTKKLAGAAHGTAAWATNVGNEYGQVLITVLTDSEGEGLLDMAAGLQQRYSRAGVAPPKLLYVTRDCCALMGKGKTAAMFSQWEELIVRLDVGHLIRRFARGVTTESHPLYALFLRRLSSCMLVWCAEDVERLLEAKRGELKVSHITGLSDAQVLKRIRLKEMARHCRRRTRGAEETERLIGELLETFIDATDTLGVRLLDRDRMQAIWQTQRQHLVCIQDPPGVSIYTNKGKDVTKGGVILPVLRCARESTSLESFHLHLNHFIPGTSASAEHFQAYLLEGLVRWNEDRAEAAAEGGGQKQTLHCYDGVAQHAINELSQKLLGRSLVKDHTRPAKYTGELIGVKYLFSQSHGDQRLESNLGKDPDVPDGTPDLFEGGEVEEDDLGELEEEDDPTMSLPDLDDHLPPVPPLRKATPPPTQPNPSQVPVVTPPEWLALMKAQRGASKGQ